A single genomic interval of Selenobaculum gibii harbors:
- the kdpC gene encoding potassium-transporting ATPase subunit KdpC, with the protein MKSLIYRAFGMLCVMTFLCGGIYPLAVTAISQAAFPDEANGSIIKIDNKVYGTKFLAQQFTGKQYMWGRIMRLDTESFTDKNGNSYFYAAPDNISPASNDYDSLVAQRVQKIKESNPDARIDSIPVDLVTNSGSGLDPHISLAAAEYQIPRLAKERQMSETEIQKIIDDYTTDKFLGVFGEPVVNVLQVNLALDGLLK; encoded by the coding sequence ATGAAAAGTTTAATCTACCGTGCGTTTGGGATGTTATGCGTAATGACTTTTCTATGTGGAGGGATTTATCCACTTGCAGTAACAGCAATTTCGCAAGCGGCTTTTCCGGATGAAGCAAATGGCAGTATTATTAAAATAGATAATAAAGTTTATGGAACAAAATTTTTAGCACAACAATTTACCGGTAAACAATATATGTGGGGAAGGATTATGAGATTAGATACAGAATCTTTTACCGATAAAAATGGAAATAGTTATTTTTATGCAGCACCTGATAATATAAGTCCAGCCAGCAACGATTATGATTCTTTAGTGGCACAGCGCGTACAAAAAATAAAAGAATCTAACCCGGATGCAAGAATTGACAGTATTCCCGTTGACTTGGTTACGAATTCTGGCAGCGGGCTTGACCCGCATATCAGTTTAGCAGCGGCAGAGTATCAAATTCCACGTTTAGCAAAAGAACGTCAAATGTCGGAAACTGAAATTCAGAAGATTATTGATGATTATACGACAGATAAATTTCTTGGCGTTTTCGGCGAGCCGGTGGTGAATGTTCTCCAAGTAAATTTAGCTTTAGATGGTTTGTTAAAATAA
- the kdpB gene encoding potassium-transporting ATPase subunit KdpB, with amino-acid sequence MDEKIIKRALKDSFTKLSFTVQLQNPVMFVVYLSAIVTTGLCGLSIFGIKDASIGFTACISIILWFTILFANFAEALAEGRGKAQADALRNAKRTVTAHKLKNRNDKKIYTDISSINLRKGDIVIVSAGEPIPADGEVIEGVASVDESAITGESAPVIREAGGDRSAVTGGTTVVSDWLVIEVVNEAGESFLDKMIAMVEGASRRKTPNEIALQILLIALTLIFILVTITLYAYADFSAKQLFVENPTSMTALIALLVCLAPTTIGALLSAIGISGMSRLNEANVLAKSGRAIEAAGDVDTLLLDKTGTITLGNRQASSFVPVDDHTERELADAAQIASLPDETPEGRSIVILAKEKFDIRERTLNVLNIEFIPFSARTRLSGVNMNGTEIRKGAADSIKAYVENRGGTYSDECDEAVRKIANVGGTPLVVAKDDSILGVIYLKDIIKSGVKEKFADLRKMGIKTVMITGDNPLTAAAIAAEAGVDDFLAEATPEGKLAMIRELQSKGHMVAMTGDGTNDAPALAQADVAVAMNTGTQAAKDAGNMVDLDSSPTKLIEIVRIGKQLLMTRGSLTTFSIANDLAKYFAIIPALFMSLYPQLGMLNIMGLHSSESAILSAIIYNAVIIVALIPLALRGVAYKEVPAEDLLKHNLLVYGLGGIIVPFIAIKVLDFFIALFV; translated from the coding sequence ATGGATGAAAAAATAATAAAACGTGCCTTAAAGGATTCTTTTACTAAATTATCCTTCACCGTACAATTACAAAATCCGGTAATGTTTGTTGTATATCTTTCAGCAATTGTTACTACAGGATTGTGTGGTCTATCAATTTTCGGAATTAAAGATGCGTCAATTGGATTTACTGCTTGTATTTCAATTATTCTTTGGTTTACGATTTTATTTGCCAATTTTGCTGAAGCTTTGGCTGAGGGGCGTGGCAAAGCACAGGCAGATGCGTTAAGAAATGCAAAAAGGACAGTAACTGCGCATAAATTAAAAAATCGTAATGATAAAAAAATATATACCGATATTTCATCGATTAACCTTCGTAAAGGTGATATTGTTATTGTGAGTGCTGGGGAACCAATTCCAGCGGATGGAGAAGTCATTGAAGGTGTTGCATCGGTAGATGAAAGTGCGATCACGGGAGAGTCAGCGCCGGTAATTCGTGAAGCCGGCGGGGATCGTAGTGCCGTAACAGGAGGAACGACGGTAGTTTCCGACTGGTTGGTGATTGAAGTCGTCAATGAGGCTGGAGAAAGCTTTTTGGATAAAATGATTGCTATGGTTGAGGGAGCATCGCGGCGCAAGACACCAAATGAAATTGCATTGCAAATTTTATTGATCGCTTTAACACTTATCTTTATTCTAGTTACGATAACTTTGTATGCTTACGCTGATTTTTCAGCAAAACAGCTTTTCGTAGAAAATCCAACTTCGATGACAGCGCTAATTGCATTATTGGTATGTTTAGCGCCAACAACGATTGGAGCATTGTTATCAGCAATCGGAATTTCAGGCATGAGTCGTTTAAATGAAGCAAACGTATTGGCAAAAAGCGGACGCGCAATTGAAGCTGCTGGCGATGTAGATACGTTGTTATTAGATAAAACAGGGACAATTACGCTTGGAAATCGCCAAGCCAGTTCATTTGTTCCAGTAGATGATCATACGGAAAGAGAACTTGCCGACGCTGCACAGATTGCATCATTACCTGATGAAACACCAGAAGGCAGAAGTATTGTCATTTTAGCGAAAGAAAAATTTGATATTCGTGAAAGAACGCTTAATGTCTTAAATATTGAATTTATTCCGTTTTCTGCGCGGACGCGACTTAGTGGTGTAAATATGAATGGAACTGAAATAAGAAAAGGGGCAGCTGACTCAATCAAAGCTTATGTAGAAAATCGTGGTGGCACTTATAGTGATGAGTGCGACGAAGCGGTAAGAAAAATCGCGAATGTAGGTGGAACGCCACTCGTTGTGGCAAAAGATGATAGTATTTTGGGTGTCATTTATCTAAAAGATATTATTAAATCCGGAGTAAAAGAAAAATTTGCTGATCTTCGGAAAATGGGAATCAAGACAGTAATGATTACGGGAGATAATCCGTTGACTGCCGCGGCAATTGCAGCAGAGGCCGGAGTAGATGATTTTCTTGCGGAGGCGACACCAGAAGGAAAACTCGCGATGATTCGCGAGCTGCAAAGTAAGGGTCATATGGTAGCAATGACAGGTGACGGGACAAATGATGCACCGGCACTCGCGCAAGCGGATGTTGCTGTTGCAATGAATACCGGAACGCAAGCGGCAAAGGATGCTGGGAATATGGTTGATTTAGATTCTTCACCAACAAAATTAATTGAAATTGTGCGCATCGGCAAACAGCTGTTAATGACGCGTGGTAGTTTGACGACATTTAGTATCGCCAATGACCTGGCTAAGTATTTTGCGATTATTCCTGCATTATTTATGTCACTATACCCCCAATTAGGGATGCTAAATATTATGGGCTTGCATAGCAGTGAAAGTGCAATCTTATCAGCGATTATCTACAATGCGGTTATTATTGTTGCATTGATTCCATTAGCTTTACGTGGTGTAGCCTATAAAGAAGTTCCGGCAGAGGATTTATTAAAACATAATTTGCTCGTTTATGGATTGGGCGGGATCATTGTACCGTTTATTGCAATAAAAGTTCTAGATTTCTTTATTGCATTATTTGTATAG
- the kdpA gene encoding potassium-transporting ATPase subunit KdpA, giving the protein MMNLILQYSLYLVILIIFAVPLGAYIGKVMNGEKVFLTRVVEPVENLIYKILCIDKTEEMNWKSYLWSVLFFNGFGFLVLFFMHMCQNLLPLNPQNMDGTSWHLAFNNAISFVTNTNWQAYSGESTLSYFTQMFGLTVQNFVSAATGIAVLFVLIRAFIKVKERGLGNFWVDITRIVLYVLIPLSMIVSIALVSQGVVQNFAPYEIVNLVEPVALENGSQVTEQIVPMGPGASQIAIKQLGTNGGGYFGTNSAYPLENPTALSNLIEVLSILLIPAALCFTFGKNIGDKRQGKAIFSAMFILLILALVGIAINEQIATPQLAQNGAVNIGMENQAGGNMEGKEARFGIVGSSTWAAFTTAASNGSVNSMHDSYTPLGGMITMVLMQLGEVVFGGVGCGLYGMISFVILTVFIAGLMVGRTPEYLGKKIEPREMKLSVIVCLATPVAILIGSGIAVVVPSVLDSLNNTGTHGLSEIVYAYSSVGGNNGSAFAGFSANTVFLNVSLGICMLFARFVPIIAIVAMAGSLVEKKRLAVTPGTLSTCNTMFIFMLILIVLLVGALSFFPALSLGPIAEYCQMIH; this is encoded by the coding sequence ATGATGAATTTGATCTTACAGTACAGCCTGTATTTAGTAATACTGATTATATTTGCTGTTCCGTTAGGTGCGTATATTGGTAAAGTAATGAATGGAGAAAAAGTTTTTCTGACAAGGGTGGTAGAACCTGTAGAAAATCTGATTTATAAAATTCTTTGTATTGATAAAACGGAGGAAATGAATTGGAAGTCGTATTTGTGGAGTGTATTATTTTTTAATGGGTTTGGCTTTTTGGTATTATTTTTTATGCATATGTGCCAAAATTTGTTGCCGTTAAATCCGCAAAATATGGATGGAACAAGTTGGCATCTAGCTTTTAATAATGCAATTAGTTTTGTTACAAATACAAATTGGCAAGCTTATAGCGGTGAATCTACATTATCTTATTTTACACAAATGTTTGGTTTAACCGTACAAAACTTTGTGTCAGCAGCGACTGGAATTGCCGTTTTATTTGTTTTAATTCGTGCCTTTATTAAAGTAAAAGAAAGAGGATTAGGCAATTTTTGGGTGGATATTACGCGGATTGTTTTATATGTGTTAATTCCTTTATCGATGATCGTTTCAATTGCGCTTGTTTCACAAGGCGTAGTACAAAATTTTGCCCCATATGAAATTGTAAATCTTGTTGAGCCGGTTGCCTTAGAAAATGGTAGCCAAGTGACTGAGCAGATTGTTCCGATGGGACCTGGTGCAAGTCAAATTGCGATCAAACAGTTAGGCACAAACGGCGGTGGCTATTTCGGTACGAACTCCGCTTATCCATTGGAAAATCCCACTGCATTATCTAATTTAATTGAAGTTTTATCTATATTGTTAATTCCAGCAGCTCTTTGTTTTACTTTTGGAAAAAATATTGGCGATAAAAGACAAGGAAAAGCAATTTTCTCAGCGATGTTTATTTTATTAATTCTTGCTCTTGTTGGTATTGCTATAAATGAACAAATCGCTACGCCACAGTTAGCACAGAATGGTGCTGTAAATATTGGAATGGAAAATCAAGCAGGCGGTAACATGGAGGGAAAAGAAGCGCGTTTTGGCATTGTAGGGTCTTCGACTTGGGCTGCCTTTACAACGGCAGCATCGAATGGTTCAGTCAATTCAATGCATGATTCTTATACGCCACTCGGCGGAATGATTACCATGGTGCTTATGCAATTAGGTGAAGTTGTCTTTGGTGGTGTCGGGTGTGGCTTATATGGGATGATCAGCTTTGTCATTCTCACAGTCTTTATCGCAGGACTTATGGTAGGCAGAACACCGGAGTATTTAGGAAAAAAAATAGAGCCGCGAGAAATGAAACTTTCCGTCATTGTCTGTTTGGCAACGCCGGTTGCCATTTTAATTGGCAGTGGGATTGCTGTAGTTGTTCCAAGTGTGTTGGATAGTTTAAACAATACGGGGACACATGGCTTATCGGAAATTGTTTATGCATATTCTTCCGTAGGTGGAAACAATGGTTCAGCATTTGCTGGTTTTAGCGCTAATACAGTGTTTTTAAATGTTAGTTTGGGTATCTGTATGTTATTTGCACGGTTTGTACCAATTATCGCAATTGTTGCAATGGCAGGTAGTTTAGTAGAGAAAAAACGCCTTGCGGTAACACCAGGAACACTTTCGACCTGTAATACAATGTTTATATTTATGTTGATTTTAATTGTTTTGTTAGTCGGTGCTTTGAGCTTTTTCCCGGCTTTATCTTTGGGACCAATTGCCGAATATTGTCAGATGATTCATTAG
- a CDS encoding aminopeptidase, whose protein sequence is MERKIAWLDYMEEDKLQLEILSKNYREFLDNGKTERECIKQSVAFAKQAGYRDLAQCIKDKTQLKAGDKVYAVNMDKAIVLFNIGQEPLDEGMNILGAHIDSPRLDIKQNPLYEKGGLAYFDTHYYGGIKKYQWVTLPLAIHGVIAKKDGSLINLTIGEKDGDPVFCVTDLLVHLAQKQQELKANKVIDGEDLDVLIGSIPLDDKEKEAVSKKIMAILQSTYDFTEEDLLSAELEVVPAGKARDAGLDRSMIMAYGQDDRVCAYTSLVAMLEVDKVDKTTCCLLVDKEEIGSVGATGMQSKFFENMTAELLALQGEYSDLKLRRCLANSKMLSSDVSAGFDPLYESVFDKKNVAYLGKGIVFNKFTGSRGKSGSNDANAEYFGQIRKIMDDNKIAYQTAELGKVDIGGGGTIAYIMSLYGMEVIDCGVAVLNMHAPWEITSKADLYEAKKGYVAFLKQA, encoded by the coding sequence ATGGAAAGAAAAATTGCTTGGTTAGATTATATGGAAGAAGATAAGTTGCAATTAGAGATTTTAAGTAAAAATTATCGAGAATTTTTGGATAATGGGAAAACGGAACGTGAATGCATAAAACAGAGCGTTGCATTTGCAAAACAGGCCGGTTATCGTGATTTAGCGCAATGCATAAAAGATAAAACGCAACTAAAAGCAGGCGATAAAGTTTATGCTGTCAATATGGACAAAGCGATAGTGTTATTTAATATTGGGCAAGAGCCGTTGGATGAAGGCATGAATATTCTAGGTGCACATATTGATTCACCGCGTTTAGATATCAAGCAAAATCCTTTATATGAAAAGGGTGGCTTGGCTTATTTCGATACCCATTACTATGGCGGTATTAAAAAATATCAATGGGTTACATTGCCACTTGCGATTCATGGTGTGATTGCAAAAAAAGATGGAAGTTTAATCAATTTGACAATTGGTGAAAAGGATGGCGACCCAGTATTTTGCGTGACTGATTTACTCGTACATTTAGCACAGAAACAACAGGAGTTAAAAGCGAATAAAGTTATTGATGGTGAAGACCTTGACGTTTTAATTGGAAGTATTCCGTTAGATGATAAAGAAAAAGAAGCAGTGAGCAAAAAAATCATGGCAATATTGCAATCCACATATGATTTTACTGAAGAAGATTTGCTATCAGCTGAATTAGAAGTCGTACCAGCGGGTAAAGCAAGAGATGCTGGGCTCGATCGCAGTATGATTATGGCATATGGACAAGATGACCGCGTATGTGCCTATACATCCCTTGTTGCAATGCTTGAAGTTGATAAAGTGGATAAAACGACTTGTTGCTTACTCGTTGATAAAGAAGAAATTGGCAGTGTCGGTGCAACTGGAATGCAATCGAAATTTTTTGAAAATATGACTGCGGAGCTCTTGGCTTTGCAAGGTGAATATTCTGATTTAAAATTAAGAAGATGTTTAGCAAATTCTAAAATGTTATCCTCTGATGTAAGTGCAGGCTTTGATCCGTTATATGAATCTGTATTTGACAAGAAAAATGTGGCTTATTTAGGAAAAGGCATTGTATTTAATAAATTCACCGGTTCACGTGGTAAATCAGGATCGAATGATGCAAATGCAGAGTATTTTGGACAAATTCGCAAAATTATGGACGATAATAAAATCGCCTATCAAACTGCTGAATTGGGTAAGGTTGATATTGGAGGTGGGGGAACAATCGCCTATATTATGTCACTTTATGGGATGGAAGTTATTGATTGTGGTGTAGCGGTATTAAATATGCACGCACCATGGGAAATTACGAGTAAGGCTGACTTATACGAAGCGAAAAAGGGCTATGTCGCATTTTTGAAACAAGCGTAA
- a CDS encoding manganese catalase family protein — translation MWIYEKKLQHPICVSCPDVAFAKLVITQYGGPNGELSASLQYLNQRYSMPTNMAKAVLTDIGTEELAHQEMIASLVYKLTCGAGPKEFEKAGWSAKWAQNGPGMFWMDANGVPWIANNVSCVGEPIADLTSNMAAEQRARVTYEHLISQTCDPLVKDMLRFLWQREVVHLQRFGEALNDVEEWMAKCKRVWTGVEQQEETKEQ, via the coding sequence ATGTGGATTTATGAAAAGAAATTACAACATCCAATTTGTGTGAGTTGTCCAGATGTAGCTTTCGCAAAATTGGTTATTACACAATATGGTGGCCCCAATGGAGAACTTTCAGCATCACTTCAATATCTTAACCAACGTTATTCGATGCCAACAAATATGGCGAAAGCCGTATTGACTGATATCGGCACGGAGGAACTCGCACATCAGGAAATGATTGCTTCTCTCGTGTATAAACTAACTTGTGGTGCGGGGCCAAAAGAGTTTGAAAAAGCAGGTTGGAGTGCTAAATGGGCGCAAAATGGTCCGGGCATGTTTTGGATGGATGCAAACGGTGTACCTTGGATTGCAAATAATGTTTCCTGTGTTGGTGAGCCAATTGCTGATTTAACTTCGAATATGGCTGCGGAGCAAAGGGCGCGGGTGACTTATGAGCATTTGATTTCCCAGACGTGTGATCCTTTGGTAAAAGATATGCTTCGTTTCCTTTGGCAACGTGAAGTTGTACATCTTCAGAGATTTGGTGAGGCATTAAACGACGTAGAAGAATGGATGGCAAAATGCAAACGTGTCTGGACCGGTGTAGAACAGCAAGAAGAAACAAAAGAACAGTAA
- a CDS encoding spore coat protein CotJB: MGCEHQAAMLVKIQELEFVALELNLYLDTHPCDQDAINDFNCAVEAACKLVQKYEEKYGPLYNFGISIETEDEWRWINSPWPWEL, from the coding sequence ATGGGATGTGAACATCAAGCTGCGATGCTAGTAAAAATTCAAGAGTTGGAATTCGTTGCGCTTGAGTTAAATTTATATCTTGATACACATCCATGTGATCAAGATGCAATCAACGATTTTAATTGTGCGGTGGAAGCTGCTTGTAAATTGGTTCAAAAGTATGAAGAAAAATATGGACCGCTATATAACTTTGGGATAAGTATAGAGACGGAAGATGAGTGGCGATGGATAAATAGTCCGTGGCCATGGGAATTGTAG
- a CDS encoding spore coat associated protein CotJA, with product MEEETNRAHDHESKMMKNQCYMLAHAYVPWQRYEKAFSPCEALSKGTLFPELWGVYRIPK from the coding sequence ATGGAAGAAGAAACGAATCGAGCGCATGATCACGAAAGTAAAATGATGAAAAACCAGTGCTATATGTTAGCGCATGCTTATGTGCCTTGGCAGCGGTATGAAAAGGCGTTTTCGCCATGTGAAGCTTTATCAAAAGGAACATTATTCCCTGAATTATGGGGTGTTTATCGAATCCCTAAATAA
- a CDS encoding FtsW/RodA/SpoVE family cell cycle protein: MPKKRLWINNVEAVLFIMAILIIIGTINVFSSSFVMAGNEFDNGYYFVNKHLISLLIGIFALVFAMRLDYRVWRKLSFLITVFAVLCLIAVFFIGIEVNGSKRWIQIGMTFQPSEVAKLASLLLIASYLGPKIDKNLRISIGNKVWLPILLMGGLVYKQPDLGTAAIIVGIAFLLYIMAGLPLGEVVVLGAIALGGAGILTFSADYRIDRVKAWFDPWSYESTSGYQTVQSLIAIGSGGFSGLGLGMGTSKFAYLPEAHTDFAFSILCQEMGFIGAFLVLILLAAMAWYCGRIAKETTDGFGKMLVIGIAILVVGQGVANIAMVIGILPVIGVPLPFISYGGTSLIVNMLSMGILASVGKKHCSKVPTRPPKGKMPLPKSQRYIATDAVKRGA; this comes from the coding sequence ATGCCAAAAAAAAGATTATGGATAAATAACGTAGAAGCCGTGCTATTTATTATGGCTATTTTGATTATTATTGGAACGATAAATGTATTTAGTTCTAGCTTTGTAATGGCCGGTAATGAATTTGATAATGGCTATTATTTTGTTAATAAGCATTTAATTTCTTTGCTGATTGGAATCTTTGCCCTAGTTTTTGCAATGCGCTTAGATTACCGCGTTTGGCGGAAGCTTTCTTTTCTTATTACAGTTTTTGCAGTACTTTGCCTGATTGCCGTTTTTTTCATTGGAATAGAAGTAAATGGGTCAAAACGGTGGATTCAAATAGGAATGACTTTTCAGCCATCTGAAGTAGCAAAGCTAGCGTCACTTTTGTTGATAGCAAGCTACCTCGGACCTAAGATAGATAAAAACTTACGGATTAGCATTGGAAATAAGGTGTGGCTGCCAATTTTGCTCATGGGTGGGTTGGTATATAAGCAACCGGATTTAGGTACGGCCGCAATTATTGTTGGGATTGCCTTTTTGTTGTATATCATGGCGGGATTACCGCTAGGAGAAGTTGTTGTATTAGGTGCAATTGCACTGGGAGGCGCAGGAATATTAACCTTTTCAGCAGATTATCGGATTGATCGTGTGAAGGCATGGTTTGATCCCTGGTCTTATGAATCGACATCTGGATATCAAACGGTGCAGTCTTTGATTGCAATTGGTTCGGGTGGATTTTCTGGTTTAGGTTTGGGTATGGGAACAAGTAAATTTGCATATTTACCAGAGGCACATACCGATTTTGCTTTTTCTATTTTGTGTCAAGAGATGGGGTTTATTGGTGCATTTCTTGTGCTGATTTTATTAGCTGCTATGGCGTGGTATTGTGGACGAATTGCAAAAGAAACGACGGATGGATTTGGGAAAATGCTAGTCATCGGCATAGCCATTCTTGTTGTTGGACAAGGCGTTGCAAATATTGCTATGGTTATTGGAATCTTACCCGTTATTGGGGTACCATTACCATTTATCAGTTATGGAGGCACTTCACTGATTGTGAATATGTTGAGTATGGGGATTTTAGCGAGTGTTGGGAAAAAACATTGTAGTAAGGTACCAACACGTCCGCCAAAAGGCAAAATGCCATTGCCAAAAAGTCAGAGGTATATCGCGACTGATGCGGTAAAACGTGGCGCATAA
- a CDS encoding YncE family protein, with the protein MELTNAKLLAIDLGTSEVLSIDLTSQAILSRIPYLNTYTPTGLFINAARTKACLAATTSHEGALFIIDIATNSLYKLPIPLPHLSQITLTDDFKTAYFVDQTATLHHLDTTTMKTTPLVNPDITTCRCNGICILNNTIYTIWENDDQGIIAGFSPQGQVVFERFIGGIPTNLFALPNKVMTTFTRNKLHGEGLAIFPLDEMEAPNYLVINPADNCAISAYPCHITLNDEQTIAYVTNEDSGSISVIDLETMQITTSIQIGRSITTFSLLSDSRFAIAGSNMFADLSLIDTVNRRLMAVSETSGELSSWFCLYS; encoded by the coding sequence ATGGAGTTAACAAATGCAAAATTATTGGCAATCGACCTTGGCACTTCAGAGGTGCTTAGTATTGATTTAACAAGCCAAGCGATATTATCTAGAATCCCTTATTTAAATACATATACCCCAACTGGACTTTTTATAAATGCAGCGAGAACAAAAGCTTGCCTTGCAGCGACAACAAGTCATGAAGGGGCATTGTTTATTATTGATATTGCAACAAATTCATTATATAAACTCCCAATTCCCCTGCCCCATTTGTCACAAATCACATTAACTGACGATTTTAAAACCGCATATTTTGTTGACCAGACTGCCACTTTGCATCATTTAGATACAACGACAATGAAAACTACCCCACTTGTTAATCCCGACATTACAACTTGTCGATGTAATGGCATATGCATCTTGAATAATACGATTTATACCATTTGGGAAAATGACGATCAAGGAATTATCGCAGGTTTTTCTCCGCAAGGTCAAGTTGTTTTTGAACGATTCATCGGTGGAATTCCAACGAATCTTTTTGCCCTCCCCAATAAAGTCATGACGACTTTTACAAGAAATAAGCTTCACGGAGAAGGGTTGGCTATATTTCCACTTGACGAAATGGAAGCGCCAAACTACCTGGTAATTAATCCCGCAGATAATTGTGCAATTAGTGCGTACCCCTGCCATATTACCTTGAATGATGAACAAACAATAGCTTATGTTACGAACGAAGACAGCGGTTCTATTAGCGTTATCGACCTTGAAACAATGCAAATCACAACTTCTATTCAAATTGGTCGGTCTATTACTACTTTCTCCCTTTTGTCAGATAGTCGATTTGCTATTGCAGGAAGCAATATGTTTGCTGATTTATCTTTAATTGATACTGTGAACCGTCGTTTAATGGCAGTCAGTGAAACTAGCGGTGAGCTAAGCAGCTGGTTTTGCCTATACAGCTAA
- a CDS encoding DUF2935 domain-containing protein — MRQARVSLPYYEAVNKEEMKYWLMIMKDHTVFIKAGLPAECVEFRDEAKEFAKAFSSLQSKLDKLKNQKQCETFHQETCQVMEAFYQYKRNLLSLRITGKLGGSHFPSFLEHLAREANYFLQLLNLPNKENMLHTCSQTQEVVTWLRFMADHTRLIAQYIDPAERQMQKEARGFAELFDDLCLEGRDFAAMLYCHKGEMKAFSRFLQDVRSDVQRFCDFNKMAKELIDECKLLTIITPQLADHLRREAKHCFAVVAMLEKGLAKHCAPVFDDDIDEFAWNLPGRIDEEESKCVHQEPEDILYYSGNTAYDPYDELDGEDVYHEYTKPEAAITVEEKAEEMREPVKPVTVHEVEEIPEPIEVVKIEPAMKRSKIKEVKEIEVVVKEEPKKESVKEEKKAQQSKKVEDILPVSTPAKAFARDVKADFLQKAAENKSVPIQLMADGPAANIQGISRAMKAPAARMPRALGKERKN, encoded by the coding sequence ATGCGTCAAGCAAGGGTTTCTTTGCCTTATTATGAGGCTGTAAACAAAGAAGAAATGAAATATTGGCTTATGATTATGAAGGATCACACGGTATTTATTAAAGCTGGATTGCCGGCTGAATGCGTTGAATTTCGCGATGAGGCTAAAGAATTTGCAAAGGCATTTTCCAGCTTGCAATCAAAATTAGATAAATTAAAAAATCAAAAACAATGTGAGACCTTTCATCAAGAAACGTGCCAAGTTATGGAAGCTTTTTATCAATATAAACGAAATTTACTCTCATTACGTATTACAGGTAAGCTAGGTGGTTCTCATTTTCCGTCGTTTTTAGAACATCTGGCGCGTGAAGCAAATTATTTTTTGCAATTATTAAATTTGCCGAATAAAGAAAATATGCTACATACGTGTTCGCAGACGCAAGAAGTTGTTACTTGGCTTAGATTTATGGCAGATCATACGCGCTTGATTGCTCAGTATATCGATCCTGCTGAACGGCAGATGCAAAAAGAGGCTAGAGGTTTTGCAGAACTTTTTGATGATTTGTGCTTAGAAGGGCGCGATTTTGCTGCGATGCTATATTGTCATAAAGGTGAAATGAAGGCTTTTTCACGATTTTTACAAGATGTGAGGAGTGATGTACAAAGATTTTGCGATTTTAATAAAATGGCAAAAGAATTAATTGATGAATGTAAATTATTGACGATTATAACACCACAATTGGCAGATCATTTGAGACGAGAGGCAAAACATTGTTTTGCTGTGGTTGCGATGCTGGAAAAAGGTTTGGCAAAACATTGTGCGCCCGTATTCGATGATGATATTGATGAATTTGCTTGGAATCTGCCAGGGAGAATTGATGAAGAAGAATCTAAATGTGTGCATCAAGAGCCGGAAGATATCTTGTATTATTCCGGAAATACTGCTTATGATCCCTATGATGAATTAGATGGTGAGGATGTCTATCATGAATATACTAAACCCGAGGCGGCAATAACAGTAGAAGAGAAAGCGGAAGAAATGCGAGAGCCGGTAAAACCGGTAACTGTCCATGAGGTTGAAGAAATACCTGAGCCAATAGAAGTGGTGAAGATAGAGCCAGCGATGAAACGCAGCAAAATAAAAGAGGTTAAAGAAATAGAAGTAGTAGTTAAAGAAGAGCCGAAAAAAGAGTCTGTAAAAGAAGAAAAGAAGGCTCAGCAAAGTAAAAAAGTTGAAGATATATTGCCAGTTTCTACGCCGGCAAAAGCTTTTGCGCGTGACGTAAAGGCGGATTTTTTGCAAAAGGCTGCAGAAAATAAATCAGTGCCGATTCAATTAATGGCAGATGGACCAGCTGCGAATATCCAAGGGATTAGTAGGGCGATGAAAGCGCCAGCTGCGAGAATGCCACGGGCTTTAGGCAAAGAAAGGAAAAATTAA